The following DNA comes from Mesorhizobium sp. B2-1-8.
GCCGGCGGCGATCGTCATGTCGGCGGCGGTAGCGTCAGTCATAGCTCACCCTGGGGTCGAGCACGCTGTAGGCAAGGTCGGTGGCAAGGTTGGCCAGCATGACGATGATGGCGGTGATCAGCACGTAGCCCATGATGACTGGGCTATCCCTGTTCACCACGGAATCGATGAACATCAGGCCGATGCCCGGCCACTGGAAGATGGTCTCGATCACCACCGAACCACCAAACAGCGTCGGCAGCGCCAGGCCGAAGACGGTCACCAGCGGGATCAGCGCGTTGCGCAGGCCGTGGCGCAGCGTGATGGTGCGGGGTTTCAGGCCCTTGGCCTTGGCGGTGCGCATATAGCTCTGGTTCAGCACTTCGAGCATGCCGGCGCGGGCATAGCGCATGAAGATCGCGGCACGGAACAAGGCAAGTGCCGCCGCCGGCAGGATCAGGTGCCTGAGATTGTCGAGGAGCGAGAAGTTTTCACCAGCCGTGGAAATGCCCGACGACGGCAGCCAGCGCAGTTCCAGCGCAAAGACGTAGACGAGCAGCAGTCCCATGAAGAAGTCCGGGATCGAGACCCCGACAAAGCCGGCAAGCGTCAGCGAATAGTCGGTGAGCTTGTATTGCCTGAGCGCAGAGATCACGCCCAGCGTGGTGCCGATGACGAACGCGACGAGCAGTGCGACACCCATCAGCTCCAACGTCATCGGCAACCGCTCGACGATGATGTCGCCGACACTGCGGCCATTGACGAAGGAGCGGCCGAGATTGCCGTGCAGGATCTGGCCGATCCAGTTGAGGTACTGGATATAGACCGGCTGGTCGAGGCCGAGTTCGCCGCGCCGCATGGCGATCAGCTCCTCGCTCGACGGCGCCTCCGCCGTGATCATCGCCAGCACCGCGTCACCGGGCATGGCATGCGCAATGGCGAAGACGATGACGGTGACGCCGAACAGCACCGGGATGCTGAGCAAAAGTTTTCGCAGGAGATAGCTGAGCACCGGCCTCTCCTATGGCTGAAGGCGGTTCTGAGACAACGGATCGTGAGGCTCGCTCAGAGCCCCACGACCGCCAGGGATATCCGAGGCTATTTCGCCACCTCCCACTTCTCGACTTCGTTGTAGACGGGGTGATTGAAGATCACGAGCGGCTGTTCCTTGAAGTGCTGTGCGAGGCCGACGATGCGGTTGTTGAAGGCGAGCGGGCGCACCTCGTTCCAAAGCCAGGCCTTTGGCAGGTCCTGGTTGAGGATGCGCGAGGCCTCCTGATAGCTCGCCGCACGCGTGGCGCGGTCGTTGGACTCCAGTCCCTTGTTGAAGAGCTCGTCGACCTTGGGGTTGCAATAACCCATGGCGAGCGGCTTGGCGCCGCAGACGACCAGCGGCGAGCCGAGCGAGGGATCGAGCCCCATGCCTTGCGCGAAGAAGCCCATCTGGAAGCTGCCGTCGGCATAGATCTGGTTGATCGCCGCCGGGTCGAGCAGGCGGAGCTGGATGTTGACGCCGACGGCGGCCAGATAACTCTGGATGGCGGTGACGGTGTCGACGTTCATCTGGTCGGAATAATAGTAGATGAAGTCGACCGGTTGGCTCGCATCCCAGCCAGCGCCGGTGAGCAACTGCTTGGCCTTGTCGGGGTTGTAGTCGTAGGGTTCGAGGTCCTTGGCACGCGCCCAGTCCTGCGGGAACAGCGTGTTCAAGAGTTCGCCGGCGCCCTGCTTGACGGTCTCGATGATCGCCTTGCGGTCGATGGCATAGAGCATCGCCTGGCGCACGCGCACATCGGCGAAGCGCTTGTTCTCCAGGTTGAACTGCAGGTAGGTCGGCAGGCCGGCGGAGAATTTCGGCAGCACGGTCAGATAGTCGAGTTTTTGCAGCCGAGGCAGCTCAGAGATCGGCACGCCGCCGCCCTCATAGGACATGGCGTCGACCTCTTGCGTCTCCAGCGCGGCGATGATCGGCGGCACATCCTTGTAGATCTGGTAGATGATGCGGTCGAGCTTGGGCGCGCCGAGGAAATAGTCGGGATTGCGGTCGACCTCGACATACTGGTCGCTCTCATACTTCTTCCAGATGAACGGACCGGTGCCGACGCGGTTGACCCAGAAGGCATTGCCCTTGATGTCGGCGGGCGCGACCTTGCCCAGTATGTGCTCGGGAAAGATGCTGATCGCGATAAGCTGCAGCTCGACCCAGAGCGGCTTGGCGCTGTCGAGTTCAATCTTGACGGTCGCGTCGTCCAGCGCCTTCACCCCGGCAAGCGAGGTCGCCGAGCCATCCTGGAAGGCCTTGTATCCGGCTACGGCGGAAAGCTTCTGCGACCAGGGCGAGCCGACCTTCGGGTTGGCGTAGAGGTTGAGGCTGAACACTACGTCCTTGGCGGTGAAAGGCGTGCCGTCATGCCATTTGACGCCATGGCGCAGGTTGAAGACATAGGTCTTGCCGCCGTCCGACGTCTTCCAGCTCTCGGCCAGCATCGGCTGCACGCCGTCGCCCGTCCACTTGATGTGGACGAGGCCCTGCAGCACCGTCTCGTCGAGGCGGTGGCCGCAGGTGGTGTGCAGCGTGCCCATCTCGATACAGCCGGTGCGCATGGCGGAGCGGAACGTGCCGCCTCCTTCGGCCTTCACAGCGCCCGCGGCAAGCATGAGCGCCAGGGCCGGCAAAAGGCTGATCAGAAATCGTCTCATGGAATTCTCCTCCCTTCGATTGTGTCGGCCGGTTGCGGCTGACCTTGGAGCGCGCCTTCTCGCGGTCGCTTGGTCGCGGTTTCGCGTCCAGTCGCTCATTGGCGCGTAGCGACCTCCTCCCACCCTCGGCCGCACCAAACCCTGGCGATCCACAGATCCTTGCCCGTGCTCGCTTGCGGCGCTTGGTCTAATAGCTTAAAAGGTAGACCATGCACAATATGCCGGTCCGAAAAAAATTGTCCGACGAAGTCCGTCTCCGCCTGGAGGCGATGATTCGCGACGAGGTCTATCCGGTCGGCGCTTCGCTGCCGTCCGAGCGCGAACTGATGTCGATGTTCGATGTTGGGCGCCCCTCGGTACGCGAGGCACTATTTGCACTGGAAAAGATGGGCCTTGTGCGCATCAACAGCGGCGAGCGGCCCAAGGTGACGCGGCCGACGTCGAAGAACATGCTGGAGCAACTGACGGGCACCGCACACCTCCTGATGGACCAGCCCGACGGCATTGGCCATTTCGAACAACTGCGGCTGTTCCTCGAAGTCTCGATCGCACGCCATGCCGCCGAGGTGGCGACACGCCAGCAGATCGACGCGTTGGCGGCGGCACTTGCCGAAAACGAACGCGCCATTTCACGCGCCCGCGCCTTTGCCGTCACTGACGTCGCCTTTCACCGCGTGCTGACCGCGATCCCCGGGAATCCGATATTTCTCGCCGCGCACGAAGCGCTGGTGGAGTGGCTGATCAACCAGCGCATCCACATGGCCAACACCGAGCTCGAAAACCGCATCAGTTTCGCCGGGCACAAGGCAGTCTTCGAAGCCATCGAGCGGCACGATCCGGAAGCCGCCGGCCAGGCGATGCGCGAGCATTTGGAAAACGCCCGGCGCAAGTTCAATTCCGGCCAGGCGAAACCAGATTAGCCGTCTCGCGGAGCCAGTACACCAGGCGAGGTCTAGAGCGGTTCAGCGTTTGATAGAATCGCCGAACCGCTCTAACTCTTTGTTTTCACGCAATTCCGGACGGAAAACCGCTACGCACTTTTCCTGGAATTGGTCTAAAGCGATGGCCCCATCCGCATCGGGCTGCCGTCGCTGAAACGGGATTGACGGAACCTGTGAAGGTTATGTCCAGTCTCGTTCCCCTGGATCAAGTCGGACAGGACGCGGCCCATGCCGGGCCCTATGCCAAAGCCGTGGCCGCTCATCCCTGTCGCGATGACGAGGCCCGGAACCGCAGCCGTACGATCCACGACGGGGACGACATCCGGCATCGCATCGATCATGCCGGCCCAGCTTGCCCTGAGCGGCACCGCCTCGAATTGCGGAAAAAGCTCCTTGAACCCACGATCGATAGCGCGAAGCGCCTTGGCCTCCGGGGCGGGATTGAGAACGCGCATCCGTTCGAACGGGCTTTCCTTGTCGGCATCCCATTTGCGTGGGGTAGACCAGCTGTCCGGATATGCACGAGGCGCCGCCGGCAGGTAGCGCGTGCCGAAAGGATTTGCCTTCAGCGCGGGCAGATATTTCGGCGCGTGGCGCAATGCATCCGGCCCGACATAGAGCAGGTGGCTGCCTCCCGCCGCCAACGTGTATCCGCCGTCCTTTCTACGGCGGAAGGCGATGCGTTCGTCCGCTGCGGCGCCCGCATGGATTTCCGGCATCGGCGCGGTCGCCGCGACGGTCGTCCGGACGCTGAGCTGCGGGATCGAGACGCCATGCGCGCGCAGGAACAGCGACGTCCAGGCGCCGCTGGCGACAAGCACGTTCGACGTGGCGATGCGGCCTTGTTCGGTCCAGACACCGCTGATGCGCCCCGCGGAGATATCGAGCATGCGTGCCGCACAATTCTCGACGATGGTGACACCATGGCGAGCGGCCAGGCGGGCAAGCGCCGGCACGGCGACCCAGGGCTCGGCACGCATGTCCGACGGCGTGGTCATGGCGCCCTTGAAGGGGCGTGACATGGCCGGGATCAGCCTGGCGGTCTCATCCCGGTCGAGGAGACGCGTGTCGACGCCATGAGCTTCGGCGATCTTCAGGAACTTGGCGAAATCAGCCATCTCCTTGTCGGTCCGCGCAAGATAGGTCACGCCGGTTTGCGTCAAGCCTATGTCCTCGCCGCACTCCTCGGCCAGTTGGCGCCAGAGACGCTGCGCTTCGATGACGATGGGCAGTTCGTCCGCGTCGCGGCCCTGCTGTCGGATCCAGCCCCAGTTGCGCGAGGACTGCTCCGCGGCGACACGTCCCTTCTCCAGCAAAGTCACCGGTATATTGCGCCGCGCCAGGAACAAGGCCGCGGTCACGCCAATGATGCCACCGCCGACAACGACCACGTCCGCCGTCTTCGGCAGCGGCGCCTGAAACTGGATCGGACTGGCTTCGGTGAAAGGGAAGATCGTCAAAGGATTATCCTTTTTCATAAGCATGACCCTTAGCCGGGGGCGGGAAATTCGCCCGCCTTCATGGAGCGCTGGCCAAGCATGAAGTGCATCAACGATGCACTACACGACCGGTCTTGAAAATTTGCATGCCAGTTCAATGAAGTTGTTGACCATCCCCCCGAAGGCCGCTTCTCGTCGTAGGGCCAGCCCCGGCCGCATCGGCAATCGGATGGTTAGGCACGCGGATGCCGGACGAAACGAAGCGCCCGGTGCGGCTTGTCGCTACATCCCAGCGGAAGATCGCAAACGACTTATCGCCCGATGGCTTCAGGCCAGCCCGAACCGCTCCACGGCGCGCATGATGCCGCGCAATTCGGCGAGGCCTTTCAGCCGGCCGATGAGCGAATAGCCGGGGTTGAGCTTCTTCTTGCCGATGTCGTCGGCGAGCAGGTGCCCATGATCCGGCCGCATCGGAATTTGCCAGTCGGCGCGACCTTCCCCGCGACGGCGCTTCTCTTCCTGCATCAGAGCGAGGATGACATGCGCCATGTCGGTGCCACCCTCCAGATGTTCGGCCTCGTAGAACGAGCCGTCCTCCTCGATGGTGATGTTGCGCAGATGGACGAAATGGATGCGATCGGCGAATCCCTTGACCATGGCGACGATATCGTTGTCGGCGCGCGTGCCGTAAGAGCCGGTGCAGAAGGTCAGCCCATTGGCAGGGCTGTCGACAGTGTTGAGGATGAAACGCGCATCGTCGGCCGTCGAAACGACGCGTGGCAGGCCATAGAGCGAGAAGGGCGGATCGTCGGGATGGATGCACATGCGCACCCCCGCCTCTTCGGCCGCCGGGATGATCTCGCGCAGGAACCAGGCGAGGTTCTCGCGCAATTCCTTCGGCCCGATCGCATCGTATTCCGCCAGGGCCTCGCGGAAACTGTCCCTGTTGTAGCTGCGCTCCGTCGCCGGCAGGCCGGCGATCAGGTTGCGCTCGATCTGGTCGATCTGCTCCGGCGTCAGCGCCTTCCGCCGCTTCTCGGCCTCGGCGATACGTGCCGGCGTGTAGCTTGCCGCAGCATTCTTGCGCTGCAGGACAAAGAGATCATAGGCCGCAAAATCGATGCCGTCGAAGCGCAAGGCATAGCCGGTCGTCGGCAGCCGGTAGGCCAGGTCGGTGCGGGTCCAGTCGACCACCGGCATGAAATTGTAGCAGATCGTCTGGATGCCGGCCCTGGCGAGCGCGCGGATGCTGTCGCGATAGTAGCCGGCATAGCGCTCGCGCTCCGGCGCGCCGATCTTGAAGGAATTGTGGACCGGGATGCTCTCGACAACCGACCAGGTCAGCCCAGCCGCTTCGATGATACGCTTGCGCTCGAGCACATCGGCCTCGGGCCAGGCCCTGCCGTCATAGATCTGGTGAAGCGCTGAAACCACGCCGGTTGCGCCGGCTTGTTTGACATGTTCAAGCGTCACCGGATCATCGGGACCGTACCAGCGCCAACACTGTTCCATTGCCACTTCCTTTTTTGCGAGACCGGCAACCTATTGTTTGACCACGATGAGTGTCAAACTAAGAGCCGGTTTCGATGGCGAATGAAGGAGCTTCCGCGATGAAGGATTTTGACGGCAAGGTGGCATTGGTGACAGGGACGACCGGTATCGGCCTGGCAACCGCCAAACGCCTTGCGGCGGGGGGTGCCGCGATCATCGCCTGCGGCGTCGACCGGGCAGCCAATGCCGCCATGCAGGAGAGCCTCGCCAAGGCCGGGGCGAAGGCACTGGTTCAGACCGTGGACGTCTCGGTTTCCGACCAGGTGCGCGACGCGGTCGCCGCCGGCGTGGCGAAATTCGGCGGCATCGATGTCATCGTCAATTCGGCGGCGGTGCACCCCTATGGAACAGCGACGACAACCGACTGGGAAACCTGGAACCGGGCGATGACCGTCAATGTCGGCTCGATCTATCTGACCGCCCATTTCGGCATCCCGGAAATGATCAAGCGGGGCGGCGGCGCCATCGTCAACGTCGCTTCGGTGCAGGGCTTCGCCTGCCAGCAGAACGTTGCCGCCTATGCCACGACCAAGGGCGCCATCCATACGCTGACGCGTTCGCTGGCGCTCGACTATGCCGCATCGGGCATAAGGGTCAATTCGGTCAGCCCGGGCTCGATCCGCACACCGATCCTCGAAAAGGCCGCGCGTGGCGACGGCGGCAGCGACGCAGATGTCGAAGAGGCCTACAGGCGGTTCGGCGCGGCCCATCCGCTCGGCCGTATCGGCGAGCCGGAAGAGGTGGCGGAACTCATCGCGTTCCTTTGTTCGTCGAAGGCCGGATTCTGCACCGGCGCCGACTACAAGATAGATGGCGGCCTCACCGCCGGCATCGGCGTGAAGTAGCGCCATGAAGTTCGGTCTTCGGGTCTATCGGGGGTGGCGGCATTAACGCAGCCAGTTCGGAACAATCTTTTTTGGTCGAAGTTTCCCCCTTGAAGGGACGAACTCTCCGAAGGAGATTTCCTATGAAACATGTTCTCATTACCAGCATGCTGGCGATCGGGCTCGGCTGCGGGACGGCGATGGCCCAGTCGCAGCAGCCCGCCGACAGCCAATCAGGGGCGGACACAAACTGCGCTTCCGGCACGACCAACTGCCAGAAGGGCTCGAAGATGAAAGAGCAGGCACAGGGTACCAAGTCCCAGACTAACCAGCAGGCCCAGGGCAAGGCTGGCACCAAGATGAACCAGCAGGCCCAGGGCAAGGCCAAGGTCCAGACCGACCAGCAGGCGCAGGGCAAGGCCGGCACCAAGATGGACCAGCAGGCCCAGGGCAAGGCCAAGGTCCAGACCAATCAGCAGGCCCAGGGCAAGGCCGGCACCAAGATGGACCAGCAGGCCCAGGACAAGACCAAGGTCCAGACCAATCAGCAGGCCCAGGGCAAGGCCGGCACCAAGATGGACCAGCAGGCCCAGGACAAGACCAAGGTCCAGACGGATCAACAGGCCCAGGGCAAGGCTGGCACCACGACCGACCAGCAGGCTCAAGGCAAG
Coding sequences within:
- the uxuA gene encoding mannonate dehydratase; its protein translation is MEQCWRWYGPDDPVTLEHVKQAGATGVVSALHQIYDGRAWPEADVLERKRIIEAAGLTWSVVESIPVHNSFKIGAPERERYAGYYRDSIRALARAGIQTICYNFMPVVDWTRTDLAYRLPTTGYALRFDGIDFAAYDLFVLQRKNAAASYTPARIAEAEKRRKALTPEQIDQIERNLIAGLPATERSYNRDSFREALAEYDAIGPKELRENLAWFLREIIPAAEEAGVRMCIHPDDPPFSLYGLPRVVSTADDARFILNTVDSPANGLTFCTGSYGTRADNDIVAMVKGFADRIHFVHLRNITIEEDGSFYEAEHLEGGTDMAHVILALMQEEKRRRGEGRADWQIPMRPDHGHLLADDIGKKKLNPGYSLIGRLKGLAELRGIMRAVERFGLA
- a CDS encoding DUF1236 domain-containing protein — protein: MKHVLITSMLAIGLGCGTAMAQSQQPADSQSGADTNCASGTTNCQKGSKMKEQAQGTKSQTNQQAQGKAGTKMNQQAQGKAKVQTDQQAQGKAGTKMDQQAQGKAKVQTNQQAQGKAGTKMDQQAQDKTKVQTNQQAQGKAGTKMDQQAQDKTKVQTDQQAQGKAGTTTDQQAQGKTSTQDKTSTASINNVTVEQKTQITQVIRETKVQPVSNVDFDVSVGIEVPRHKIRLHRLPARIVKIIPAYESYDYFVLADGRIVIVDPDTYKIVLILT
- a CDS encoding SDR family NAD(P)-dependent oxidoreductase is translated as MKDFDGKVALVTGTTGIGLATAKRLAAGGAAIIACGVDRAANAAMQESLAKAGAKALVQTVDVSVSDQVRDAVAAGVAKFGGIDVIVNSAAVHPYGTATTTDWETWNRAMTVNVGSIYLTAHFGIPEMIKRGGGAIVNVASVQGFACQQNVAAYATTKGAIHTLTRSLALDYAASGIRVNSVSPGSIRTPILEKAARGDGGSDADVEEAYRRFGAAHPLGRIGEPEEVAELIAFLCSSKAGFCTGADYKIDGGLTAGIGVK
- a CDS encoding ABC transporter permease; translated protein: MLSYLLRKLLLSIPVLFGVTVIVFAIAHAMPGDAVLAMITAEAPSSEELIAMRRGELGLDQPVYIQYLNWIGQILHGNLGRSFVNGRSVGDIIVERLPMTLELMGVALLVAFVIGTTLGVISALRQYKLTDYSLTLAGFVGVSIPDFFMGLLLVYVFALELRWLPSSGISTAGENFSLLDNLRHLILPAAALALFRAAIFMRYARAGMLEVLNQSYMRTAKAKGLKPRTITLRHGLRNALIPLVTVFGLALPTLFGGSVVIETIFQWPGIGLMFIDSVVNRDSPVIMGYVLITAIIVMLANLATDLAYSVLDPRVSYD
- the nanR gene encoding transcriptional regulator NanR, yielding MSDEVRLRLEAMIRDEVYPVGASLPSERELMSMFDVGRPSVREALFALEKMGLVRINSGERPKVTRPTSKNMLEQLTGTAHLLMDQPDGIGHFEQLRLFLEVSIARHAAEVATRQQIDALAAALAENERAISRARAFAVTDVAFHRVLTAIPGNPIFLAAHEALVEWLINQRIHMANTELENRISFAGHKAVFEAIERHDPEAAGQAMREHLENARRKFNSGQAKPD
- a CDS encoding NAD(P)/FAD-dependent oxidoreductase, encoding MTIFPFTEASPIQFQAPLPKTADVVVVGGGIIGVTAALFLARRNIPVTLLEKGRVAAEQSSRNWGWIRQQGRDADELPIVIEAQRLWRQLAEECGEDIGLTQTGVTYLARTDKEMADFAKFLKIAEAHGVDTRLLDRDETARLIPAMSRPFKGAMTTPSDMRAEPWVAVPALARLAARHGVTIVENCAARMLDISAGRISGVWTEQGRIATSNVLVASGAWTSLFLRAHGVSIPQLSVRTTVAATAPMPEIHAGAAADERIAFRRRKDGGYTLAAGGSHLLYVGPDALRHAPKYLPALKANPFGTRYLPAAPRAYPDSWSTPRKWDADKESPFERMRVLNPAPEAKALRAIDRGFKELFPQFEAVPLRASWAGMIDAMPDVVPVVDRTAAVPGLVIATGMSGHGFGIGPGMGRVLSDLIQGNETGHNLHRFRQSRFSDGSPMRMGPSL
- a CDS encoding ABC transporter substrate-binding protein produces the protein MRRFLISLLPALALMLAAGAVKAEGGGTFRSAMRTGCIEMGTLHTTCGHRLDETVLQGLVHIKWTGDGVQPMLAESWKTSDGGKTYVFNLRHGVKWHDGTPFTAKDVVFSLNLYANPKVGSPWSQKLSAVAGYKAFQDGSATSLAGVKALDDATVKIELDSAKPLWVELQLIAISIFPEHILGKVAPADIKGNAFWVNRVGTGPFIWKKYESDQYVEVDRNPDYFLGAPKLDRIIYQIYKDVPPIIAALETQEVDAMSYEGGGVPISELPRLQKLDYLTVLPKFSAGLPTYLQFNLENKRFADVRVRQAMLYAIDRKAIIETVKQGAGELLNTLFPQDWARAKDLEPYDYNPDKAKQLLTGAGWDASQPVDFIYYYSDQMNVDTVTAIQSYLAAVGVNIQLRLLDPAAINQIYADGSFQMGFFAQGMGLDPSLGSPLVVCGAKPLAMGYCNPKVDELFNKGLESNDRATRAASYQEASRILNQDLPKAWLWNEVRPLAFNNRIVGLAQHFKEQPLVIFNHPVYNEVEKWEVAK